DNA from Sphingomonas sp. R1:
TCCAGCGGTCAGACAGGACTTCTCGTCTCCAACGTCTTCCTGACCGCCGTCAACGCCCTTGGAATCTACCGATGGCTGGGGCGGCAGGCCAAGTTCGCCGACGGAAGCATGCGGGCTACACGAGTGTCCAAGCATAAGGCAGGACCTACCCTCGTAGCCGCCGGCTCGCTCCTGAACGCCTCGGTTCACGAAGTGTCGGGACAGGCGATCGGCACCGTCGTCGACGCCATGCTGAGCAGCGAGGATAACAGTCTGGTCTATCTGGTCGTGTCCTGCGGTGGCTTAGGGGGGCTGGGAGAAACGCTCTATGCTCTGGATCCCAGGAACTTCACGGTCGAACCGGGAAGAGTGCAGACGAATCTAACTAGGGACGCATTCGACCGAATGCCGGAGGTGCCGGCGGACCGGTGGCCCTCGCGTCTCCCACGAATCGCATAGTGCAGAGCTTGCGACCCGAGGATATCTGCGCCGCAGAGGCTTCTGGCGAAGCCATCGGTCCAATTACCGGAAAGGGGAGGGGCCTGACGGAGTGGTCAGTCTTGGACTCTTGGTTCGCCGCAAGGACCTGATTTCCATTCGCAGGAGGAACGGGGGGCACAGCCTCTTGTTTGTGCAAGCGATCCAAAGCGGAGACTTGAACATGTCGATCGTCGATTCCGTAATCGCAGCCATCACCCCGCCCGAGACTGAGGATGCACGTCTCAGAGCTACGCAGGAAGCGAAGGCCGTGGCACGTTCAGGTGACTGGCTATCTCAGATCCTCGAGCATCATCGCGGCATCGAAGCGCAGTTCGAGCGGCTGAGAGCGGCCGCGCCAGCAGACCGTCCTCGTGAGCAGAAGCAGCTGGGGGTTCTTCTGACGGCGCATGCCGTCGCTGAGGAAGCTGCAGTGTATCCAGCTCTGGCCGCGGATCACCAGGTCGGTCATGCAGAACTGGCCTACCAGGAGCAATCGGCCGCCAAGATGGAAATGGGGTTGCTCGAGCGCCTTGATCCCGCGAGCGAAGACTATCACGACAAGCTCGAGCACATCCGCGGCGCTGTCCTGCACCACGTGTATTCGGAAGAAGGCACCTGGTACGTCAAGCTGGCCAGATCCGCACCGGCTGCCGACCAGCAACGCATCACGGAACGGTATGCGGAGGAATATGCCCGCTACATGGGCGCCGACGCGCCGCTCTTCTCCCGCTGAAGCGCGGAGAGCGGCAGCGGCTCCGAAGTCTTTTCCAACGTGCCTCGCAGTTGCAGGCACGTCTATTTCGGATGGTTGCGCCTCGTTAGTGCGCTGCCAGCTTCGCGAATGAAGAATACACCAAGTCCTCCGCTGCCTGATTTCGGACATTGTGTATTGGCGGCCGCTACATAGTTGACGATGGTCGCCTGGCCGCTAACAAGGCCAGCGGAGGTCAGGTTTTGGCTTCCGAAATCCTAAAAGGGAAGGGTAGCCCGTTGCCGGAAGAGAATGCATCAAGCCCCGTTGAACTTGCGACTGAGCTCACGGTAGCTTGGCTGACCAATCACAACAACCGCATCAATGCGGACGAGGTTCCTGAATTCCTGCGCACGATGCACCGCACGATAACCGAGCTTTCGTCTGGTTCGCGACAGGCTGAGCCGGAACGGGAGGAGAGCGTAGCTACTGCCGAGTTCACACCCGCGGTCTCGGTCCGCAAGTCTCTCGCGTCGAAAGATCACATCATCTCCATGATCGACGGCAAGCCCTACCGAACGTTGCGCCGGCATCTCTCGACGCATGGCCTCACTCCTGAAGAATATCGCGAGCGTTACAACCTGCGGGCTGATTACCCCATGGTAGCGCCGAGCTATTCCGAAGCTCGCCGGGCGATGGCTCACAAGATCGGGCTTGGTGCCAAGGGGCGGAAGAGCAAGTCGTCCGCCCCTGCTGCTGCCAAGCCGGGCGTACGCAAGGCTCGCAACGCCGAGACTTCGGAGGGCTGACGTTCTCGCGCACCGGGCGGGGGCGTCCGGTGCGCGATTGCCGACGCGCTTTGACTCAGTGCAGGCGCCTTGCAGACGCCTCAAGCGTCTCCACCGCGGCCTCCTTGATGTGGAGCCATGCGTCCACGCGCTCGACGTCTCCCAGCGCTTGCTGATTGTTGATCTGCGCGTCGATGACGATCGTTACCTCGTCACCGTACTGCTCGATTAGTTCATGAGCGATGAGATACGTCTTGATTTGATCTTCTCGGGTCAACGCATACCCCCTTCGCATGAAGTCAGAGAAGGCCGAGGATGTTGTGGGACACAAACATCGCCAAGCAATGTTTAGACGCGCGTCCCAGACCAGAACCGAAAATTCCCTGAGATCGTTCGCTCAAGTCAGGCCGCAATCGGGAGAGATGCTGCTTCTGCCTGATGCGCATAGCGCCCCTGAATGACAGTCAACTTTGTGAGAACGTTGCTCAACGCAGCCTCGCTGATATCATCGTCACACCGTTTGCCTTTGAGGATGCCATCTTCCAGGAGCCTCTCCAGTGCGGAGCGAGCCCGCGACACGCGGCTCTTCACCGTGCCCAACATCACGCCGGTGACTTCAGCCGCCTCTTCATACGACATGCCTGCAGCCGCGATCAATATGAGAGCTTCGCGTTGATCTGGGGGGATCTGCTGAAGCGCTCGCATAACGTCACGAAGCTCTACGGTGCTGTCCTGTTCAGCAGGCGCAGCCAGCACGCGATCCGCAACGAGATCGTTCCACTCACCCACGAATCGCCTGCGGCGAACCTGCGTAAAATAGTAGTTCCGCAGGATCGTGAATGTCCAGGCCTTGAAGTTTGTCCCCGCTTGAAACCGGCCGCGCGCGACCCAAGCCTTGAGCATCGTCTCCTGAACAAGGTCGTCGGCCACATCTCGGTCGCCACTTAGGCCCCGCGCAAATGCGCGGAGATCGGGAATGGCAGCCTGTAGTTGACCCCTGAACTGTTCATCTGAAAGCGTAGTGATGCTCGCATGGTCTGCAACGGTCTCTTGCATGGTGCCCCAATCCATCATCATGATCCGTTGACCAAACGTTTCGTATGGGCAACTGTTCCTCCCGATTGCGCCAGACTTCGGCATTCTTCGACGGCCAATCTCTCATCCCTTTCTCGACGACCGGCCGCACATAAAGACGAAATTAGTTTAGCCAGGCGTGCCCGCGCCGCTGGCCAGCGAGCATCTAGCGACGGCAGTGAGCTAAGGTGGCGCTTGATGCCAACTCACTAGCGCACCTCGTGTGTTCCGTTTATGTTCTCAAGCCGACTCGGCGCTTGTGGTCGCTGGTAAAACACTTTAGAATGAGTCAAGGGTAAGCGGAGGCAGAGCGTGATTTTCGAGCATTGGTCGCGGCGCCTCGGTTTGGCCGCGACTCCACTTTTTGGCCCGCATGCGGGACGCGAGCATGTGGCAATGCTTGATGGGGTCGCGGGCAGCTTCGTTCTCTCGGATGCCGTGGCATCATCCGTTGACGATGTACGCAACTCAGACATTGGGCGCAGCTGGTCCTGGTCCGCGATGATGCGGCATCATGTTTTAGTCGATGCGGATAATGTGACGGTTACATCCTCCAGTGGAAGCTCGCCGGATCGCATCCGCCGCCGGGCTGTCGAGGACGATCTTGAGGGATTTCTTGCCTTCCTGGAGCGCAAGGGCTCACCGTCCGCGGACGTGGTCGATCATGTCATCGGCAGCTTCCAGGGGCTGCGCGCCCGCGTGACAGGATCTGACACAGCTCAGCTCAACGCTTTCCTTGCGCTTCTTGCTCTTCGACTGGCAAATCCAGCCGTGCCAGCGGACGACATGCCGGACCTGATTGGACAGCT
Protein-coding regions in this window:
- a CDS encoding PRC-barrel domain-containing protein, translated to MNSIIGFIAPAATMIAAMMTAANISVRVTGWGFVIFTIGSVCWSILGASSGQTGLLVSNVFLTAVNALGIYRWLGRQAKFADGSMRATRVSKHKAGPTLVAAGSLLNASVHEVSGQAIGTVVDAMLSSEDNSLVYLVVSCGGLGGLGETLYALDPRNFTVEPGRVQTNLTRDAFDRMPEVPADRWPSRLPRIA
- a CDS encoding hemerythrin domain-containing protein gives rise to the protein MSIVDSVIAAITPPETEDARLRATQEAKAVARSGDWLSQILEHHRGIEAQFERLRAAAPADRPREQKQLGVLLTAHAVAEEAAVYPALAADHQVGHAELAYQEQSAAKMEMGLLERLDPASEDYHDKLEHIRGAVLHHVYSEEGTWYVKLARSAPAADQQRITERYAEEYARYMGADAPLFSR
- a CDS encoding MucR family transcriptional regulator, with the translated sequence MASEILKGKGSPLPEENASSPVELATELTVAWLTNHNNRINADEVPEFLRTMHRTITELSSGSRQAEPEREESVATAEFTPAVSVRKSLASKDHIISMIDGKPYRTLRRHLSTHGLTPEEYRERYNLRADYPMVAPSYSEARRAMAHKIGLGAKGRKSKSSAPAAAKPGVRKARNAETSEG
- a CDS encoding sigma-70 family RNA polymerase sigma factor, which translates into the protein MMMDWGTMQETVADHASITTLSDEQFRGQLQAAIPDLRAFARGLSGDRDVADDLVQETMLKAWVARGRFQAGTNFKAWTFTILRNYYFTQVRRRRFVGEWNDLVADRVLAAPAEQDSTVELRDVMRALQQIPPDQREALILIAAAGMSYEEAAEVTGVMLGTVKSRVSRARSALERLLEDGILKGKRCDDDISEAALSNVLTKLTVIQGRYAHQAEAASLPIAA